A part of Tessaracoccus timonensis genomic DNA contains:
- a CDS encoding IS110 family transposase, giving the protein MTIGLDVGKTEHHACALDPTGKKIFDKPLPQDETKLRALFTTLLDHGRVLLVVDQPNTIGALPVAVARDAGCEVAYLPGLAMRKAADLYPGRAKTDAKDAFIIADTARTMPHTLRQVDQNSETLSALKVLSGFDEDLAHECTRALNRLRSLLTQIHPALERVFTGTTLSSELALNLLIKYAGPTGLATAGKTRVLRYARTHRYRNPGQLIDRIFTALEEQTVTVPATRAVESIIPRIAAHVVELKTQRATVAQEVEAMLADFPLSKVLMSMPGIGIKTAAQILLAIGDGSSFATASHLAAYAGIAPITRRSGSSIRGEYPSRAGNKRLKNALFYSAWIASTRDPASKTYYQRKRAEGKRHNAAIICLARRRCNVIYAMLRDGTPYQPPTPSPNPKPVTLAA; this is encoded by the coding sequence ATCACCATTGGCCTGGACGTCGGCAAGACCGAGCACCACGCCTGCGCGCTCGATCCCACCGGGAAGAAGATCTTCGACAAACCCCTCCCACAAGACGAGACCAAACTCCGCGCACTGTTCACCACGCTACTCGACCACGGCCGAGTACTGCTGGTGGTCGATCAACCCAACACAATCGGCGCGCTCCCGGTCGCAGTCGCCCGTGACGCTGGCTGCGAGGTCGCCTACCTGCCCGGTCTGGCCATGCGCAAAGCCGCCGACCTCTATCCCGGCCGGGCAAAGACCGACGCCAAAGACGCATTCATCATCGCTGACACCGCCCGTACCATGCCCCACACACTCCGGCAGGTCGATCAGAACAGCGAAACTCTGTCCGCGTTGAAAGTCCTCTCCGGCTTCGACGAAGACCTCGCCCACGAATGCACCCGCGCGCTGAACCGGCTCCGTTCGCTGCTCACACAGATCCACCCCGCCCTCGAACGGGTCTTCACCGGCACCACCCTCAGCAGCGAACTCGCGCTGAACCTGTTGATCAAATACGCCGGCCCCACCGGTCTCGCCACGGCCGGGAAGACCCGCGTCCTGCGCTACGCCCGGACCCACCGCTACCGGAATCCAGGCCAGCTCATCGACCGCATCTTCACCGCACTCGAGGAACAAACCGTGACCGTCCCCGCCACCCGCGCCGTCGAGAGCATCATCCCCCGCATCGCCGCGCACGTCGTCGAGCTCAAGACCCAACGCGCCACCGTCGCACAAGAAGTCGAAGCCATGCTCGCCGACTTCCCTCTCTCCAAGGTCTTGATGAGCATGCCCGGGATCGGCATCAAGACCGCCGCACAGATCCTCCTCGCCATCGGCGACGGCTCCAGCTTCGCCACCGCCAGCCATCTCGCCGCCTACGCCGGCATCGCCCCTATCACCAGACGCTCCGGCTCCTCCATCCGCGGTGAATACCCATCCAGAGCAGGCAACAAACGCCTCAAGAACGCCCTCTTCTACTCCGCCTGGATCGCCTCCACCCGCGACCCCGCATCCAAGACCTACTACCAACGCAAACGTGCCGAAGGGAAACGCCACAACGCCGCCATCATCTGCCTCGCCCGCCGACGATGCAACGTCATCTACGCCATGCTCCGAGACGGCACCCCTTACCAACCACCAACACCCTCGCCCAACCCCAAACCCGTCACCCTCGCAGCTTGA
- a CDS encoding Type 1 glutamine amidotransferase-like domain-containing protein encodes MKLFLASFLHAQLGDFLGHKVAYIDDAAARLRNASFVRAEREAVSKLCSEVVDVTVATTPVDAIRETLEHVDSVYVASGSAFDLLFALRSTGAEAVIKALVKEGLPYAGSSAGAIVAGPTIEPATIMDDPTTAPGLSDYRGLELTEYVVVPHAQGTTGPYTISVIARTVERCGMEWPLVLLRDEQALVIDDSGAHLV; translated from the coding sequence ATGAAGTTGTTTCTCGCATCATTCCTGCATGCTCAGCTCGGTGATTTCCTCGGCCACAAGGTGGCGTACATCGACGACGCCGCGGCGCGCCTGCGGAATGCGTCATTCGTCCGCGCAGAGCGAGAGGCAGTGTCGAAGCTGTGTAGCGAGGTGGTTGACGTGACAGTCGCGACGACGCCCGTCGATGCCATCCGGGAAACGCTCGAACACGTCGACAGCGTCTACGTGGCCAGCGGATCCGCTTTCGACCTGCTGTTCGCGCTGCGTTCCACCGGCGCGGAAGCCGTGATCAAAGCCCTTGTCAAGGAAGGGCTACCGTACGCTGGCTCGTCAGCGGGGGCAATCGTTGCAGGCCCGACGATTGAGCCGGCAACCATCATGGATGACCCGACGACGGCCCCAGGCCTCAGCGACTACCGCGGCCTCGAGCTGACCGAGTACGTGGTGGTGCCGCACGCGCAGGGAACGACGGGGCCATACACGATTTCTGTGATTGCCCGTACCGTCGAGAGGTGTGGCATGGAGTGGCCACTCGTGCTGCTGCGCGATGAGCAGGCCCTCGTCATCGACGATTCCGGCGCCCATCTCGTGTGA
- a CDS encoding DUF952 domain-containing protein: protein MMFHLALPEDWADAQTSGRYAMSTRGVTLAEQGFIHASKNGEQVRRVRSLVFSDVEDILLLHIDEHRLTDAGLVVRMEPGDPSDPNSELYPHLYGGPLPVSAVVAVSAW from the coding sequence ATGATGTTTCACCTCGCGCTCCCTGAGGACTGGGCCGACGCCCAAACCTCCGGCCGCTATGCGATGTCCACGCGCGGCGTCACGCTGGCGGAGCAGGGTTTCATCCACGCGTCGAAGAACGGCGAGCAGGTGCGCAGGGTGCGGAGCCTGGTGTTTTCCGACGTTGAAGACATCCTCCTGCTACATATCGACGAGCACCGCCTCACCGACGCGGGCCTCGTCGTACGCATGGAGCCGGGCGACCCGTCGGACCCGAACTCCGAGCTCTACCCTCATCTCTACGGCGGACCGCTGCCGGTGAGCGCCGTCGTTGCCGTGTCGGCTTGGTAG
- a CDS encoding CTP synthase: MSRAKHVFVTGGVVSSLGKGLTASSLGNLLVARGLRVTMQKLDPYLNVDPGTMNPFQHGEVFVTEDGAETDLDIGHYERFLDVNLTADANVTTGKVYSTVIAKERRGDYLGDTVQVIPHITDEISARMLAMDTGDVDVVIHELGGTVGDIESLPFLEAARQVRQSVGRANTFFLHVSLVPYIKPSGEMKTKPTQHSVAALRQVGIQPDAIVCRAEREVPVGLKRKIALMCDVDEEAVISCADASSIYEIPRVLHQEGLDAYLVRCLNLHFRDVDWTVWGDLLRRVEQPSRELTVALVGKYIDLPDAYLSVTEALRAGGFAHDAGVHIRWVASDDCETLEGADEQLRDVDAVCVPGGFGIRGVEGKLGALRYAREHGIPTLGLCLGLQCMVIEAARNLAGIDGASSSEFDPETPAPVIATMAEQHAVVAGDGDLGGTMRLGSYAATLTEGSIVADAYGTTAVTERHRHRYEVNNAYRQQLEEAGLVFSGTSPDGELVEFVELPKDVHPYYVATQAHPEFKSRPTRPHPLFAALIEAALGSRSRRDVG; this comes from the coding sequence GTGAGTAGAGCCAAACACGTCTTTGTTACGGGAGGCGTCGTCTCCTCCCTCGGTAAGGGCCTCACGGCTTCCAGCCTCGGCAATCTCCTCGTCGCACGCGGACTCCGCGTGACCATGCAAAAGCTGGATCCCTACCTCAACGTGGACCCCGGCACCATGAACCCCTTCCAGCACGGCGAGGTGTTCGTCACCGAGGACGGCGCAGAGACCGACCTCGACATCGGCCACTACGAGCGCTTCCTCGACGTCAACCTCACCGCCGACGCGAATGTGACCACCGGCAAGGTCTATTCCACCGTCATCGCGAAAGAGCGTCGTGGCGACTACCTCGGTGACACCGTACAGGTCATCCCACATATCACCGACGAGATCAGCGCGCGGATGCTCGCGATGGACACTGGCGACGTCGATGTCGTCATCCATGAGCTGGGCGGCACCGTCGGGGATATCGAGTCGCTGCCATTCCTCGAAGCGGCCCGCCAGGTGCGTCAGAGCGTCGGCCGTGCCAACACGTTCTTCCTGCACGTCTCCCTCGTGCCCTACATCAAGCCGTCGGGAGAGATGAAGACCAAACCCACGCAGCATTCCGTCGCCGCGCTGCGGCAGGTCGGCATTCAGCCCGATGCCATCGTCTGTCGCGCCGAGCGTGAGGTGCCCGTCGGATTGAAACGGAAAATTGCCCTCATGTGTGACGTCGACGAGGAGGCCGTGATCTCGTGCGCCGACGCGTCGAGCATCTATGAGATTCCGCGCGTCCTGCACCAGGAAGGTCTCGACGCGTACCTCGTGCGTTGCCTCAACCTGCATTTCCGTGATGTCGATTGGACCGTCTGGGGCGACCTGCTTCGTCGCGTGGAGCAGCCGAGCCGGGAGCTCACCGTCGCGCTGGTTGGCAAGTACATCGACCTCCCCGACGCGTACCTCTCCGTCACCGAAGCGCTGCGCGCTGGCGGGTTCGCCCATGATGCAGGAGTGCACATCCGTTGGGTTGCCTCCGACGATTGCGAGACGCTCGAGGGAGCCGACGAGCAACTGCGTGACGTCGACGCGGTGTGCGTGCCGGGTGGATTCGGCATCCGCGGCGTCGAAGGAAAACTGGGCGCGCTTCGGTATGCGCGCGAACACGGCATCCCGACGCTCGGCCTGTGCTTGGGGCTGCAGTGCATGGTGATCGAAGCGGCCCGCAACCTCGCTGGCATCGACGGTGCCTCCTCCAGCGAGTTCGATCCTGAGACGCCTGCCCCGGTCATCGCCACCATGGCCGAGCAGCATGCAGTCGTGGCGGGTGACGGAGACTTAGGCGGCACCATGCGGTTGGGCTCGTACGCGGCAACGCTTACCGAAGGCTCGATCGTCGCCGACGCGTACGGCACCACCGCCGTCACTGAGCGGCATCGCCACAGGTATGAGGTCAACAACGCTTACCGTCAGCAACTCGAGGAGGCTGGCCTGGTCTTCTCGGGAACGTCCCCCGACGGTGAACTCGTCGAGTTCGTGGAACTCCCCAAGGACGTGCATCCGTATTATGTGGCGACGCAGGCTCACCCCGAATTCAAGTCACGCCCGACGCGACCCCATCCGCTGTTCGCGGCGCTCATCGAGGCGGCGCTGGGCTCACGGTCGCGGCGCGACGTAGGCTGA
- a CDS encoding SWIM zinc finger domain-containing protein: MVELSEDMLADAVRPVVLERAEDYVGRLSAIDVSDCQATAVAHGTSPYQVSLTWRGGRLNGFCTCPAALDGICKHQAALGLWVLSDGEDTSTDEDGDTASIIAEYLSRQDEASLLGLLRQAMDTFPGVWEMVGRRATMDRALQSGGEALRDHLLSETTSFFRTRGSSGYWEGHRLGERFIDYLESLEEYLDAGLADVVAPSFKKATERIRAIILRSDSSSGSLGTAGDLAMRLYARACSEGTSAPNRLAKWLVKFEQASPGWPNFELQWFAPALGDEGLRTLRNQLEKVLTASEEPADFHLLELQLQAAQLSGDTDQAARLLRDQGRYWELFTMLREYDRERVAMQTLQLAIDAGRITTVARSGPYMGRDIPLQVAVTALVEDGRGDEVEDVARRVFLREFSVQAYRCLVKYAVDPEQARAWARTDALAEATPWTTRSVLLELAIEDEDWDNARELADDGDLHVGSRERLVELFESHGRPRDAAELLTRIVWESLRVADSAKYASVARQLKHIDRLYRESGDATAGPTLIEEIRSAYPNRPSLRAHLDRLD, from the coding sequence ATGGTCGAACTCTCGGAGGACATGCTTGCCGACGCCGTCAGGCCAGTAGTGCTTGAGCGTGCCGAGGACTATGTCGGCAGATTGTCGGCTATCGACGTCAGCGACTGTCAAGCGACGGCGGTAGCCCACGGCACATCGCCATACCAGGTCAGTTTGACTTGGCGAGGTGGGCGTCTGAACGGGTTCTGCACCTGCCCAGCTGCGCTGGATGGCATCTGCAAGCATCAAGCGGCATTGGGGTTATGGGTGCTCAGCGACGGCGAGGACACGTCGACTGATGAGGACGGCGACACTGCTTCGATCATTGCTGAGTATCTGTCGCGCCAGGACGAGGCATCGCTGCTGGGGCTACTGCGTCAGGCCATGGATACCTTTCCCGGCGTGTGGGAGATGGTGGGGCGACGCGCCACCATGGATCGAGCGCTCCAAAGTGGAGGCGAAGCACTGCGCGACCACTTGCTGTCGGAAACTACGAGCTTTTTCCGAACCCGTGGATCGTCTGGTTACTGGGAGGGCCACAGGCTTGGTGAGCGGTTCATCGACTACTTGGAGTCGTTGGAGGAGTACCTCGACGCGGGTTTAGCGGACGTGGTGGCACCGTCGTTCAAAAAAGCCACGGAACGCATCCGTGCGATCATTCTGCGTTCGGACAGTTCTTCTGGCTCGCTGGGGACAGCCGGTGATCTGGCTATGAGGTTGTACGCGCGTGCGTGCAGCGAGGGAACATCAGCCCCGAACCGGCTGGCGAAGTGGCTAGTGAAGTTCGAACAAGCGAGCCCAGGATGGCCAAACTTTGAGCTGCAATGGTTCGCCCCCGCACTCGGCGACGAAGGGCTCCGAACGCTGAGGAATCAACTCGAGAAAGTGTTGACTGCGTCCGAGGAGCCGGCCGATTTTCACCTCCTCGAACTACAACTCCAGGCGGCGCAACTTTCCGGAGACACCGATCAGGCAGCTCGATTGTTGCGCGACCAGGGCCGGTACTGGGAGCTGTTCACCATGCTGCGAGAGTATGACCGCGAGAGGGTCGCGATGCAGACGCTGCAACTGGCGATCGACGCGGGACGAATTACTACGGTTGCGCGCTCTGGTCCGTACATGGGTCGCGATATTCCGTTGCAGGTGGCAGTGACGGCGCTCGTCGAGGATGGGCGTGGGGACGAGGTCGAGGACGTTGCACGTCGCGTATTCCTGCGCGAGTTTTCTGTCCAGGCCTACCGTTGCCTCGTCAAGTACGCCGTGGATCCTGAGCAGGCGCGCGCGTGGGCCCGTACGGACGCGCTTGCCGAGGCGACGCCATGGACGACGAGGTCGGTGCTGCTTGAGTTGGCCATCGAGGACGAAGACTGGGATAACGCGCGAGAGTTGGCCGACGATGGGGACCTGCATGTGGGCTCGCGAGAGCGGCTTGTCGAACTGTTCGAGAGCCACGGACGTCCTCGGGACGCAGCCGAATTGTTGACTCGCATCGTGTGGGAATCGCTGCGAGTGGCGGACAGCGCGAAATATGCGTCGGTTGCTCGGCAACTCAAACACATCGATCGCCTTTATAGGGAATCGGGGGATGCCACTGCAGGCCCGACGTTGATCGAAGAAATCCGAAGCGCATACCCGAACAGACCGTCGCTCAGAGCTCATTTGGACAGGTTGGACTGA
- a CDS encoding GNAT family N-acetyltransferase: MNANKPTLRRLRREDASAVLAAFQSNLDMARQGDVSTPDEAERYVNRLTASNSSHEPWAVVVDDALVGLVCVSVDDEHRSGWFWYWMASEARGRGWTSAAAATVAHWALTTRGLERLELGHRVNNPASGVVASRAGFVREGTERGKFLIDGARVDVYTYGRLRSDPAPAFESMEMIA, encoded by the coding sequence ATGAACGCCAACAAGCCAACGTTGCGACGGCTCCGTCGCGAAGATGCTTCTGCGGTGCTTGCCGCGTTCCAATCCAACCTGGACATGGCTCGACAAGGCGATGTGTCGACGCCGGACGAGGCCGAACGCTACGTGAACCGTCTGACCGCGTCGAACTCGTCGCACGAACCGTGGGCTGTCGTCGTCGATGACGCGTTGGTGGGCTTGGTGTGCGTGAGTGTCGACGACGAGCATCGCAGCGGCTGGTTCTGGTACTGGATGGCGAGCGAAGCGCGCGGACGCGGATGGACCTCCGCGGCGGCCGCCACCGTCGCGCATTGGGCATTGACTACGCGAGGGCTGGAGCGTCTGGAGCTCGGGCATCGAGTCAACAACCCAGCGTCTGGGGTAGTGGCAAGCCGGGCAGGGTTCGTGCGGGAGGGCACCGAGCGTGGGAAGTTCCTCATCGACGGAGCGCGCGTCGACGTGTACACCTACGGCAGGCTTCGGTCGGATCCAGCGCCAGCGTTCGAGTCTATGGAGATGATCGCGTGA
- a CDS encoding ASCH domain-containing protein — translation MLNATLRELVQAATDVAVRCNDDQDHTVGAALLTRSGEIVTGVNAFHFLGGPCAEISALANHASTHPDDPVVAVAAAYGPTGQVIPPCGKCRQVLFDEDPSIQCVIRGHNGLEAVSVDALLPHAFDWRAAELPQKIYMWEGYEPAIRSGSKRQTIRVDDPFRPGPAQLVFEKESDEVVTLDANVTAVRTVSRADLTDEHAQRDGFPSLAELQAALDMHYPGLTATDPVDVVTFELCEGD, via the coding sequence GTGCTCAACGCCACGCTTCGAGAACTCGTGCAGGCCGCCACCGACGTCGCGGTTCGATGCAATGACGATCAGGACCACACTGTCGGCGCCGCGCTGCTCACCCGCTCGGGCGAGATTGTCACCGGCGTGAATGCCTTCCACTTCCTCGGCGGCCCGTGCGCCGAAATCTCCGCATTGGCCAACCACGCGTCGACTCACCCCGACGACCCCGTCGTGGCTGTTGCTGCGGCGTACGGCCCTACTGGCCAAGTGATTCCTCCTTGTGGCAAGTGCCGTCAGGTGTTATTCGACGAAGACCCGTCGATCCAGTGCGTCATCCGTGGCCACAATGGACTCGAGGCCGTGAGCGTCGACGCCCTTCTGCCTCACGCGTTCGACTGGCGCGCCGCTGAGCTCCCACAGAAGATCTACATGTGGGAGGGTTACGAGCCTGCCATCCGCAGCGGCTCCAAGCGCCAAACCATCCGCGTCGACGACCCTTTCCGCCCAGGCCCGGCACAACTCGTCTTCGAAAAAGAGTCCGACGAAGTCGTCACCCTCGACGCGAACGTCACCGCCGTACGCACCGTCTCTCGCGCCGACCTCACCGACGAGCACGCGCAGCGCGACGGGTTCCCGTCACTGGCGGAGCTACAGGCTGCCCTCGATATGCATTACCCAGGCCTCACAGCGACGGACCCCGTCGACGTTGTCACATTCGAACTGTGCGAAGGCGACTAG
- a CDS encoding type II toxin-antitoxin system PemK/MazF family toxin — MTTELRRGMVAWAELDPVRGREQSGRRPVLVVASDLYLAQADTLAIIVPCTTRDRGWPNHVKLAGEHLFLPVATYAMTEQPRTVARERLLDIAGVVDARTMREVDGWLHDFLALP, encoded by the coding sequence ATGACGACTGAACTTCGACGGGGAATGGTGGCGTGGGCTGAGCTCGATCCCGTCCGCGGACGAGAGCAGTCCGGCCGGCGTCCCGTGCTGGTGGTGGCCAGTGATCTCTACCTCGCGCAGGCCGATACCCTCGCGATCATCGTTCCGTGCACGACGCGGGATCGCGGGTGGCCGAACCATGTGAAGCTGGCCGGTGAACACTTGTTTCTTCCTGTCGCCACCTATGCCATGACTGAGCAGCCCCGCACGGTGGCACGAGAACGTCTGCTCGACATCGCGGGGGTGGTAGATGCGCGCACGATGCGTGAGGTCGACGGGTGGTTGCACGATTTCCTGGCGTTGCCGTAG
- a CDS encoding toxin-antitoxin system protein — MGMTTIKVPAQLRDRINHEARERGLPAAGLIENLLDAYERRRRMEAFGRAFRAADAEYWDEFAAWDLGTGALSDDD; from the coding sequence ATGGGAATGACGACGATTAAGGTGCCCGCTCAGTTGCGGGACCGCATCAATCATGAAGCGCGGGAGCGCGGGCTTCCGGCTGCGGGGCTGATTGAGAATTTGCTAGATGCGTATGAGCGTCGGCGTCGTATGGAGGCGTTCGGCCGCGCGTTTCGTGCTGCTGACGCCGAGTACTGGGATGAGTTCGCTGCATGGGATCTCGGAACTGGTGCCCTGTCCGATGACGACTGA
- a CDS encoding exonuclease domain-containing protein, with the protein MSWDGVEFVGFDTETSGPDPSSAEIVTACVGAREWLLRPTAPIPPSAVAIHGITTEQATDAGIDHAAGVAQIRDALYDVWAAGAALCAFNATYDFTLLARECERYGLGQLEVRGLILDPYVIDKAVDRFRRGKRQLVDVAAHYGVPLSDDDAHGARADADAAAELARKLAGNLQSPSKANAQQAKWYRDQRESFAQWLAGKGNKAEADEVLRRLEWPVQH; encoded by the coding sequence ATGAGCTGGGACGGCGTGGAGTTCGTCGGATTCGACACCGAGACGAGCGGGCCTGACCCGTCGTCGGCAGAAATCGTGACGGCGTGCGTCGGGGCGCGGGAATGGCTCCTGCGCCCCACCGCGCCCATCCCGCCTAGTGCCGTCGCCATCCACGGCATCACCACCGAACAGGCCACGGACGCCGGCATCGATCACGCCGCCGGCGTCGCCCAGATCCGCGACGCGCTGTACGACGTGTGGGCAGCAGGCGCCGCCCTGTGCGCCTTCAACGCCACCTATGACTTCACGCTGCTGGCGAGGGAGTGCGAACGGTACGGGCTCGGCCAGCTGGAGGTCCGTGGCCTCATCCTTGATCCGTACGTTATTGACAAGGCCGTCGACCGCTTCCGACGGGGCAAGCGCCAGCTGGTCGACGTCGCGGCGCACTATGGGGTACCGCTCTCCGACGACGACGCACACGGTGCCCGGGCCGATGCGGATGCGGCGGCAGAGCTAGCCCGCAAGCTCGCCGGCAACCTGCAGTCGCCATCGAAGGCCAACGCGCAGCAGGCGAAGTGGTACCGCGATCAGCGGGAGTCATTCGCGCAGTGGCTGGCCGGCAAAGGCAACAAAGCGGAGGCCGACGAGGTACTGCGGCGCCTCGAGTGGCCCGTGCAGCACTGA
- the mgtE gene encoding magnesium transporter — protein MSTLEMISERKLYAALRDNDVSTLSHMLSHCSTEQAESFMSRLNKEQRALLYRSLPKDTAAQVFDLLDPVVQAELLRGLRAPEVTSVFVDMDPDDRAELLDELPASVAARLVASLPADERELTGIVLGYPDGSIGRRMSPELITLRPAMTVAAAMDQVKAHLDDAESIYTLPVVEPDRTLAGVLSLRDLMRASADTQLGTIMQNADFAVATEPAEKAARRCADRKHLALPVVDHEQRLVGLLTVDDALQVLEEADSEDQARISGSEPLRRPYLATPVLEIVQSRVVWLLVLAIGATLTVQVLESFEATLSQMVVLSVFIPLLIGTGGNTGNQAATTVTRALALGDVEPRDVLKVLFREVRVGALLGLLLGLLGLVLTGLVYGWDIGGVIGLTLLSICTLAATVGGGMPLIAKKLGIDPAVFANPFITTLVDASGLVIYFLIAKSLLGL, from the coding sequence TTGTCCACGCTTGAGATGATCAGCGAGCGCAAGCTGTATGCGGCGCTGCGTGACAACGACGTCTCCACACTGTCGCACATGCTGTCCCACTGCTCCACAGAACAGGCCGAGTCGTTCATGTCGCGCCTCAACAAGGAGCAACGGGCGCTGCTGTACCGCTCCCTCCCGAAGGACACAGCCGCCCAGGTATTCGACCTGCTCGACCCCGTCGTGCAAGCCGAACTGCTGCGAGGGCTCCGTGCGCCGGAGGTGACGTCGGTATTCGTCGATATGGATCCCGACGACCGCGCCGAGCTTCTCGACGAACTGCCCGCATCCGTCGCTGCCCGCCTTGTCGCCAGCCTGCCCGCCGATGAGCGCGAACTCACCGGCATCGTGCTGGGTTACCCAGATGGCTCCATCGGGCGTCGTATGAGCCCCGAGCTCATCACGCTGAGGCCCGCCATGACAGTGGCGGCTGCGATGGACCAGGTGAAAGCCCATCTAGACGATGCGGAATCGATCTACACGCTGCCTGTCGTAGAGCCCGACCGCACACTCGCCGGCGTCCTCAGCCTGAGGGACCTCATGCGTGCGTCAGCCGACACCCAGCTCGGCACGATCATGCAGAACGCAGACTTCGCGGTAGCCACCGAGCCTGCCGAGAAGGCAGCCCGGCGCTGTGCCGACCGCAAGCATCTGGCGTTGCCAGTGGTGGATCACGAGCAACGCCTCGTCGGGCTGCTCACCGTTGATGACGCGCTGCAGGTGCTTGAAGAGGCCGACTCAGAGGATCAGGCACGCATCTCAGGTTCGGAGCCACTGCGACGGCCCTACCTGGCCACACCCGTGCTGGAGATTGTGCAGTCCCGCGTCGTGTGGCTGCTGGTGCTCGCGATCGGCGCGACGCTCACGGTGCAGGTGTTGGAGAGCTTCGAGGCGACGTTGTCCCAGATGGTGGTGCTCTCGGTGTTTATCCCGCTGCTGATCGGTACTGGCGGCAATACCGGCAACCAGGCCGCCACGACGGTAACCCGCGCCCTGGCGTTGGGTGACGTCGAACCCCGTGACGTGCTGAAGGTGCTCTTTCGAGAGGTGCGCGTCGGTGCCCTGCTGGGGCTGCTGTTGGGGCTGCTTGGCCTCGTGCTGACTGGCCTCGTCTACGGGTGGGACATCGGTGGTGTGATCGGACTCACACTGCTGAGCATCTGCACGCTCGCCGCCACCGTCGGCGGAGGCATGCCGCTGATCGCGAAGAAGCTCGGCATCGACCCGGCCGTGTTCGCCAACCCCTTCATCACCACCCTCGTGGACGCGTCGGGGCTCGTGATCTACTTCCTGATCGCGAAGTCGCTGCTCGGGTTGTAG
- a CDS encoding ribonucleotide-diphosphate reductase subunit beta, translating to MTSILGTGIQEGLLLKPVTYQWAYDLYEQAVANTWFPNEIQLDEDLADFHRMTDDERHALTYLMSYFNPNELLVNKALAFGVYPYVGAAECHLYLAKQMWEEANHCMAFEYVLETFPIDRDKAYSSHVEVPSMAAKEAFEVKYITRMASDTLDISTVEGKQDFVRNLVAYNIILEGIWFYSGFMVALSFRQRNLLRNFGSLIDWIVRDESLHLQFGINLILTVLEENPEVATDEFAAEIRQMIVDAVAMEEAYNRDLLPTGIVGVNADIVNDYVRYLTDRRLEELGFEPEFGVANPAKWMATANDTLQLVNFFEATNTSYEVNTRAGS from the coding sequence ATGACTTCCATCCTCGGCACCGGCATTCAAGAAGGACTGCTGCTGAAGCCCGTCACCTACCAATGGGCGTACGACCTGTACGAGCAGGCCGTGGCCAACACATGGTTCCCCAACGAAATCCAGCTCGACGAGGACCTCGCCGACTTCCACCGTATGACCGACGACGAGCGGCACGCGCTCACCTACCTGATGAGCTACTTCAACCCCAACGAGCTGCTCGTCAACAAGGCTCTCGCGTTCGGCGTCTATCCGTACGTGGGTGCGGCCGAGTGTCACCTCTACCTCGCGAAACAGATGTGGGAGGAAGCCAACCATTGCATGGCGTTCGAGTACGTCCTAGAGACGTTCCCAATCGACCGTGACAAGGCATATTCCTCGCATGTCGAGGTGCCGAGCATGGCGGCGAAGGAAGCGTTCGAGGTGAAGTACATCACCCGAATGGCCTCTGACACGCTCGACATCTCCACCGTCGAAGGCAAACAGGACTTCGTGCGTAACCTCGTCGCGTACAACATCATCCTCGAGGGAATCTGGTTCTATTCCGGCTTCATGGTGGCGCTGTCATTCAGGCAGCGAAACCTGCTGCGCAACTTCGGTTCCTTGATCGACTGGATCGTGCGCGACGAATCGCTCCACCTGCAATTCGGCATCAACCTGATCCTCACGGTGCTCGAGGAAAATCCGGAGGTGGCCACCGACGAGTTCGCCGCCGAGATCCGGCAGATGATCGTCGACGCGGTGGCGATGGAGGAGGCATACAACCGCGACCTGCTGCCCACCGGCATCGTCGGCGTGAATGCGGATATCGTGAACGACTACGTCAGATACCTCACAGACCGGCGGTTGGAGGAGCTGGGCTTCGAGCCGGAGTTTGGTGTCGCGAACCCGGCGAAATGGATGGCGACGGCCAATGACACCCTGCAGCTCGTCAACTTCTTTGAGGCGACGAACACCTCCTACGAGGTCAACACACGGGCCGGATCGTAG